The following proteins are co-located in the Methanobacterium sp. genome:
- a CDS encoding acyltransferase, translating into MDESKHYIQIDIIKGLAIIAVITLHVLPGNLAKIPLSIFTIEQAVPIFLVIMGLNAAMSFKRRGYITLSQIYNTNYIKGRFKRLLYPFIVIFILSAILGLLFKGDLYIGFLSILGYLPLSGPGNYFVSIIFQFVFVFPILYYLYKKNPKFTLVLSFVLTFVFEILANQIPVLENNSYLYRACILRYLFIIALGVWTLDNFDINSLKTVFKRKLIIMGLIVSVVYMISISVFNWNFIHFQPAWQPRNVLSFFYPLAICLVGLRYLPLVSEKISGLFGFIGRASYHIFLVQIIVFGSGLSMASTIEEFGLQHIYGITSLISNIIILIIVGSLFFILEIKFKEYISKKIIQKPTFDISKIFH; encoded by the coding sequence TTGGATGAAAGCAAGCATTACATTCAAATAGATATTATAAAAGGACTTGCAATAATTGCAGTTATAACTTTACATGTATTACCTGGAAACTTAGCTAAAATTCCACTATCTATTTTCACTATAGAACAAGCAGTACCAATATTTCTTGTTATTATGGGTTTAAATGCAGCAATGTCCTTTAAAAGAAGGGGATACATAACTTTAAGTCAAATATATAATACGAACTATATTAAGGGCCGTTTTAAAAGATTACTCTATCCATTCATTGTTATTTTCATATTGTCTGCAATTTTAGGTCTTTTATTTAAGGGAGATCTTTACATAGGATTTTTAAGCATTTTAGGTTATTTACCATTATCTGGGCCTGGTAACTATTTTGTATCCATTATATTTCAGTTTGTTTTTGTTTTTCCTATATTATATTACTTATACAAGAAAAATCCTAAATTTACTTTAGTTTTAAGCTTTGTATTAACTTTTGTTTTTGAGATATTGGCCAATCAAATTCCTGTTTTAGAAAATAATTCATATCTTTATAGAGCGTGTATCTTAAGGTATTTATTTATAATAGCATTGGGTGTTTGGACCTTAGATAACTTTGATATTAACAGTTTAAAGACGGTGTTTAAAAGAAAACTTATAATAATGGGGCTAATTGTAAGTGTTGTTTATATGATATCAATTTCGGTTTTTAATTGGAATTTTATACACTTCCAGCCTGCATGGCAACCTCGTAACGTTCTATCTTTTTTTTACCCATTAGCTATATGTTTAGTCGGCTTGAGATATTTACCATTAGTTTCAGAAAAAATTTCTGGTTTATTTGGGTTCATTGGCAGAGCTTCTTACCACATTTTTTTAGTGCAGATAATAGTTTTTGGTTCAGGACTTTCAATGGCTTCAACTATTGAAGAATTTGGATTACAGCATATTTATGGAATAACCTCTTTAATTAGTAATATAATTATCCTGATTATAGTGGGTTCTTTATTTTTCATTCTGGAAATAAAATTCAAAGAATACATTTCTAAAAAAATAATTCAAAAACCCACATTTGATATTTCTAAGATATTTCATTGA
- a CDS encoding fumarate hydratase, which produces MITQSTIEDTIFNLFKEAVIKLPDDVRKALEEAYKNEDDEIACLNLKAILDNIEAAEELNVPMCQDTGLPIIFVKLGKVEVENLYEGIRNGVKRATKEIPLRPNVVNPLTRENTSTNTGNLIPQIDIELIDEEKIEFTVFPKGIGSENNNALKMALPGEGIEGIKKFVLDTVIAAGGKPCPPIIVGVGVGGLSDMAMKLAKKALLGKVGERNPDKMIAELEEDLLRQINETGIGPMGLGGKTTALDVKILTADTHTAGLPIGVCIQCWAGRHAEAVLRP; this is translated from the coding sequence ATGATTACTCAAAGTACTATAGAAGATACAATATTTAACTTATTCAAAGAGGCCGTAATCAAGTTGCCTGATGATGTCAGGAAAGCGCTTGAAGAGGCATATAAAAATGAAGATGATGAGATTGCATGTCTAAATCTTAAAGCTATACTCGATAATATTGAAGCTGCTGAAGAACTTAACGTTCCAATGTGTCAAGATACAGGTCTCCCAATTATTTTTGTTAAACTTGGTAAAGTTGAAGTTGAAAACCTCTATGAAGGCATAAGAAATGGGGTCAAAAGAGCCACTAAAGAAATACCACTCAGGCCAAACGTGGTAAATCCACTAACAAGAGAAAATACAAGTACAAATACAGGCAATTTGATTCCTCAAATAGATATAGAACTTATTGATGAAGAAAAAATTGAATTTACAGTTTTTCCAAAGGGTATTGGATCAGAAAACAACAACGCCCTCAAAATGGCTTTACCAGGAGAAGGTATCGAAGGCATTAAAAAGTTCGTTCTGGATACAGTAATTGCTGCCGGTGGAAAACCATGCCCCCCAATAATTGTGGGAGTTGGAGTGGGAGGACTATCAGATATGGCCATGAAACTTGCAAAAAAAGCGCTGCTTGGAAAAGTTGGAGAACGGAATCCAGACAAGATGATTGCAGAACTGGAAGAGGATCTTTTACGCCAGATAAACGAAACTGGAATTGGTCCAATGGGCCTTGGAGGTAAAACAACAGCACTCGATGTGAAAATTCTAACTGCAGATACCCATACTGCAGGACTTCCAATAGGAGTATGTATTCAATGCTGGGCCGGAAGGCATGCAGAAGCTGTTTTACGGCCTTAA
- a CDS encoding roadblock/LC7 domain-containing protein, which translates to MRPISEQIYEVLEDMQERADIKESYVIRKDGLIFTSSNPHVKNQRIAAMSASLLEIGKKTLEDVGNDELKRLLITGEKIQIIIMGFSSVALVCSMNSNVNTGMVFLRMKKAVEEIYDIMQEAYGSDAI; encoded by the coding sequence ATGAGGCCAATTTCAGAGCAAATATATGAAGTTCTTGAGGATATGCAGGAGCGTGCTGATATCAAGGAGTCCTATGTTATCCGGAAGGACGGACTGATATTTACTTCAAGTAATCCTCATGTTAAAAACCAGAGAATAGCTGCAATGTCTGCATCTTTACTGGAAATTGGTAAAAAAACCCTTGAAGATGTAGGTAATGATGAGCTAAAGCGCCTTTTAATAACTGGAGAGAAAATACAGATAATTATTATGGGTTTCTCATCTGTAGCTTTGGTATGTTCTATGAATTCGAATGTCAATACGGGTATGGTTTTTTTAAGGATGAAAAAAGCAGTAGAAGAAATATATGATATAATGCAGGAAGCTTACGGATCTGATGCAATATAA
- a CDS encoding roadblock/LC7 domain-containing protein, producing MKLETNFEKALISINRITGVKESILAGLDGIPVSKLDENTSILSATTAAALGAVREMIRSISYGNLEKLIVETDSGKIIIEEFGNKHVIIVLTENNANIGMIRVTLKKVVRDCADN from the coding sequence ATGAAACTTGAAACAAATTTCGAAAAAGCTTTAATTTCTATAAATAGGATAACTGGGGTAAAAGAATCTATTTTAGCAGGATTAGATGGTATTCCTGTAAGTAAATTAGATGAAAATACTTCTATTTTGAGCGCTACAACTGCTGCAGCACTTGGTGCAGTTAGAGAAATGATTAGAAGTATTAGTTATGGTAATTTAGAGAAATTAATTGTTGAAACAGATTCGGGAAAGATTATTATAGAAGAATTTGGAAACAAGCATGTTATAATAGTATTAACAGAAAATAATGCTAATATTGGAATGATCAGGGTAACTCTTAAAAAAGTAGTTAGGGATTGTGCTGATAACTAA
- a CDS encoding GTP-binding protein produces the protein MAAGSILKVVVFGALNAGKTTFVEKLSGQDLLLKGDFNSITTSFDFVQIEQQGFLIQLFASPGHRRFSFMWNTLATGMDGAILLIDSTVGISPVDHELVKFITGYDVPYIIAANKTDICEIKDSQIREELSIPDEIPVVNTSALENQDLENIMGSLIENIERKLNSLGKSNET, from the coding sequence ATGGCAGCGGGATCTATCCTTAAAGTAGTTGTATTCGGTGCTCTTAATGCAGGGAAAACAACATTTGTCGAAAAATTAAGCGGGCAAGATCTGCTTCTTAAAGGAGACTTTAATAGCATTACAACCAGCTTTGATTTTGTCCAGATTGAACAACAGGGATTCTTAATACAGTTATTTGCAAGTCCCGGACATAGGAGATTTTCTTTTATGTGGAACACTCTTGCTACTGGAATGGACGGAGCTATACTCCTAATTGACTCTACTGTAGGGATATCACCCGTTGACCATGAACTCGTAAAGTTTATAACGGGATATGATGTACCTTATATAATTGCTGCCAATAAAACGGATATTTGTGAAATTAAAGACTCTCAAATTAGGGAAGAACTTAGTATACCTGACGAAATTCCAGTGGTTAACACGTCAGCACTTGAAAATCAAGATCTTGAAAATATAATGGGCAGTCTTATAGAAAATATTGAAAGAAAATTAAATAGTTTGGGTAAATCCAATGAAACTTGA
- a CDS encoding roadblock/LC7 domain-containing protein, whose protein sequence is MGIREDVGGILNELMERAPGDVTGAALLRPDGLMIASVLPQDTDEKRLAAMGAAIVGTSQRTCDELSRGDLGEIIIEGSVGKATFSFAGSKGILAVLSPKEVNLGLVLMEVERTADKVRDVMEK, encoded by the coding sequence ATGGGTATTCGTGAAGACGTAGGTGGTATTTTAAATGAGCTTATGGAAAGAGCTCCTGGTGATGTTACTGGTGCTGCTCTTTTAAGGCCAGATGGTTTAATGATAGCTTCTGTTTTACCACAAGATACTGATGAGAAACGTTTAGCTGCAATGGGTGCGGCAATTGTAGGTACTTCTCAAAGGACTTGTGATGAGTTAAGCAGAGGAGATCTAGGTGAGATCATAATTGAGGGAAGTGTTGGTAAGGCTACATTTTCTTTTGCAGGTAGTAAAGGTATTTTAGCTGTACTTTCGCCTAAAGAAGTTAATCTTGGGCTTGTACTCATGGAAGTAGAAAGAACAGCAGATAAAGTAAGAGACGTAATGGAGAAATAA
- a CDS encoding PRC-barrel domain-containing protein codes for MKVKDELIGKEVLDAKGHELGKVDDVDVDFDSDKIDSIILHEGGRLRGRDRVIPYSMIETVGERILLKKSGEKSKGMM; via the coding sequence TTGAAAGTAAAAGATGAATTAATTGGAAAAGAAGTTTTAGATGCAAAAGGCCACGAACTTGGTAAAGTGGACGATGTTGATGTTGATTTTGACTCCGACAAAATAGATTCTATTATTCTTCATGAAGGAGGACGCCTTAGAGGAAGAGATAGGGTTATTCCTTACAGCATGATTGAAACCGTAGGCGAAAGGATACTCTTAAAAAAATCTGGAGAAAAAAGTAAAGGAATGATGTAA
- a CDS encoding helix-turn-helix domain-containing protein, giving the protein MLMFKWKNEELRRELMMNTLDYLSRKRNASIEELADYTGQEYAIIAQLMHDLENKGLIKSETVFNLKNESK; this is encoded by the coding sequence ATGTTGATGTTCAAATGGAAAAATGAGGAGTTAAGGCGCGAATTAATGATGAACACATTAGATTATTTAAGCAGAAAACGAAACGCGTCTATTGAGGAGTTAGCTGATTATACTGGCCAGGAATATGCAATAATAGCTCAATTAATGCATGATTTGGAAAATAAAGGCCTTATAAAATCAGAAACAGTTTTTAATTTAAAGAATGAGTCAAAATAA
- the phoU gene encoding phosphate signaling complex protein PhoU, which produces MERKKYPRILFRKRLKELKEDVNEIGQIAIQAHKDAIKAFNDYDKDLLDGVIKSRDKIEELSFHLERKCISIIASEQPVAMDLRFIEACIKVGSHLKRIGSLSVNIAEAAKNLKGEEIPARSMEDLNHMANLVQMMLSKGLYSFIDQNMDMARELRHDDDKVDDLFDQSLENVTSSMFQNKDSISYMIYLLFIARFLERIADRAVSLGDRTIFMITCEKPKRLELKK; this is translated from the coding sequence ATGGAAAGAAAAAAATATCCCAGGATACTGTTTCGAAAAAGGCTAAAAGAGCTAAAAGAAGATGTAAATGAAATTGGACAGATAGCAATCCAGGCACATAAAGATGCAATCAAAGCTTTTAATGACTATGATAAAGATCTGTTGGATGGCGTTATTAAATCCCGTGATAAAATAGAAGAATTGAGTTTTCATTTAGAAAGGAAATGCATTAGTATCATTGCTTCAGAACAACCCGTTGCAATGGATTTAAGATTTATTGAAGCATGTATTAAGGTTGGTAGTCACTTGAAGAGGATAGGCAGCTTATCAGTAAATATTGCTGAAGCCGCTAAAAATTTAAAAGGTGAAGAAATTCCAGCGAGGTCTATGGAAGATCTTAACCATATGGCTAACCTTGTGCAGATGATGCTCAGCAAAGGTTTATACTCATTTATCGATCAGAACATGGACATGGCAAGAGAACTGAGGCATGATGACGATAAAGTGGATGATTTATTTGATCAGTCCCTTGAGAATGTTACAAGCAGTATGTTTCAAAATAAGGATTCTATATCCTATATGATATATTTATTGTTCATTGCAAGATTCCTTGAACGAATTGCTGATCGTGCGGTAAGTCTAGGGGATAGAACAATATTTATGATAACCTGTGAAAAACCTAAAAGACTTGAATTAAAAAAATAA
- a CDS encoding DUF2226 domain-containing protein, which translates to MWLPSDEPKNKLCGNKLDKSYLPLSGYMRVLNENYESILFLSDDLVVGAWYLNAKSLNELYENDAMEKVKILDESKIEIYETGEKLFKTILELNEECKLSLPIRIDMFWDKIGLNTTDSREELLSKYRINELSVMDVDNLIKDYKSKTED; encoded by the coding sequence ATGTGGCTCCCATCAGATGAACCTAAGAATAAACTGTGTGGAAACAAACTTGATAAATCATATCTACCTTTATCAGGTTATATGAGAGTTTTAAATGAAAATTATGAGTCTATATTATTTTTAAGCGATGATCTAGTTGTAGGTGCCTGGTATCTAAATGCTAAATCTTTAAATGAACTTTATGAAAACGATGCAATGGAAAAAGTTAAAATCCTCGACGAGTCAAAAATTGAGATATATGAAACAGGTGAAAAACTGTTTAAAACTATTCTTGAATTGAATGAGGAGTGTAAATTATCATTACCTATACGTATTGATATGTTTTGGGATAAAATTGGCTTAAATACCACCGATTCTCGTGAAGAACTGTTGTCTAAGTATAGGATAAATGAACTATCTGTAATGGATGTGGATAATTTAATAAAAGATTATAAGTCCAAGACGGAGGATTAA
- a CDS encoding phosphate uptake regulator PhoU, translating to MYGMILENKLKKISGDLLDYSNETVDMIKNSTGSFLKEDIDLAKETIEATSEVNKKSEYIEYECLKILGLHQPVARDLRLGAAILRTSTELERINTLSAYISRYAIDAAEKSSDSYKPPHIKFMSQTVQNMLKDGVGSLLSEDIQLLKRSTKNFVALQDFYNQMFLEYGDDNSSTAAMYSILIGRNLLSMGHHIMGMDDRIAYSIIGMKVVHHKVFYNVLMK from the coding sequence ATGTATGGGATGATACTGGAGAATAAATTAAAAAAAATAAGCGGTGATCTTTTAGATTACAGCAATGAAACAGTAGATATGATTAAAAATTCTACTGGCAGTTTCTTAAAGGAAGATATTGATTTAGCAAAAGAAACAATTGAAGCTACCAGTGAAGTAAACAAAAAGAGCGAGTATATTGAATATGAATGTTTGAAAATACTTGGATTACATCAGCCAGTTGCTAGAGATTTAAGACTGGGGGCTGCAATTTTAAGAACATCTACTGAACTTGAGAGAATAAACACTCTCTCAGCATATATATCCAGATACGCTATAGATGCAGCAGAAAAAAGTTCAGATTCATACAAACCGCCCCATATTAAATTCATGTCTCAAACAGTGCAAAACATGCTAAAAGATGGAGTTGGATCACTTTTAAGTGAGGATATACAGCTTCTGAAACGTTCAACTAAAAATTTCGTTGCTCTTCAGGATTTTTATAATCAGATGTTTTTAGAATATGGTGATGACAATTCTTCAACTGCTGCAATGTACTCAATCCTTATTGGAAGGAATCTCTTAAGTATGGGGCATCATATAATGGGGATGGATGACAGGATAGCTTACTCTATAATAGGAATGAAGGTTGTACACCATAAAGTATTCTACAATGTATTAATGAAGTAA
- the pstB gene encoding phosphate ABC transporter ATP-binding protein PstB, translating to MDYRIEVEDLNVYFDEAHILKDINIKIPKNTVTSLIGPSGCGKSTFVRTLNRMNDLIDTFKLDGSVLLDGQDIYDPKLDVVDLRKKVGMVFQKPNPFPKSIFDNVAYGLRVHGIEDKSVLAERVEESLKGAALWDEVKDKLDKSAMGLSGGQQQRLCIARTIAVNPEVILMDEPASALDPISTTKIEDLIHKLKNDYTIIIVTHNMQQATRVSKYTAFFLHGEIVESGLTDKIFIEPEDKRTEDYITGRFG from the coding sequence ATGGATTATCGAATTGAAGTTGAAGACTTAAACGTTTACTTTGACGAAGCACATATTTTAAAGGATATCAACATTAAAATCCCTAAAAATACTGTTACTTCACTTATAGGACCTTCTGGTTGTGGAAAATCAACATTTGTACGTACTTTAAACCGTATGAATGACCTTATTGATACATTCAAATTGGATGGAAGTGTTCTTTTAGACGGCCAGGATATTTACGATCCAAAGTTAGATGTGGTTGACTTAAGAAAAAAGGTAGGAATGGTATTTCAAAAGCCAAATCCGTTTCCAAAGTCTATATTTGACAATGTAGCCTATGGTCTCAGGGTACATGGAATTGAAGATAAATCAGTACTGGCTGAAAGAGTTGAAGAAAGTTTAAAAGGTGCTGCACTGTGGGATGAGGTCAAGGATAAGCTGGATAAATCAGCTATGGGACTTTCTGGAGGTCAGCAGCAGAGACTATGTATAGCAAGGACCATTGCAGTAAATCCTGAAGTTATATTAATGGACGAACCTGCATCAGCACTTGATCCTATATCAACAACAAAAATAGAGGACTTAATTCACAAACTGAAAAATGATTACACCATAATCATCGTTACACACAACATGCAGCAAGCTACAAGGGTTTCTAAATACACAGCATTTTTCTTACATGGAGAAATCGTAGAAAGCGGACTCACCGATAAAATATTCATAGAGCCTGAAGATAAGCGTACAGAAGATTACATAACTGGTAGATTTGGTTAA
- the pstA gene encoding phosphate ABC transporter permease PstA yields MLNIKIMSPKMSQRIMKGVFWASGILTVILLLVIIGYILYKGLPVVNLSFIFSNPIDSGKSGGIFPMIVSSLYVTFLAVAVATPLGVGAAVYLSEYAGENNLVKLIRFGAETLASIPSIVYGLFGLAFFVVYLGLGWCVLSGGLILAIMALPTILQVSEVSLEAVPASYREGSLAIGATKWQTIYNVVLPAAVPGITTGVILGLARAISEAAAIMFAVGAALSVPISIFDPARPLPLHLYILATEGISLDNAYGTAAVLVLIVLIITVVTNTLVERYSKKMMGR; encoded by the coding sequence ATGCTAAATATTAAAATCATGTCTCCTAAAATGTCACAAAGAATCATGAAAGGAGTTTTTTGGGCATCAGGGATATTAACAGTTATTCTATTGCTCGTTATTATAGGTTATATACTTTATAAGGGGTTGCCAGTTGTAAACTTGAGTTTCATATTCAGTAACCCTATAGATTCTGGTAAATCTGGAGGTATATTCCCAATGATAGTGTCAAGTTTATATGTGACATTTCTAGCAGTTGCTGTTGCAACTCCATTGGGTGTTGGGGCAGCAGTTTACCTTTCAGAATATGCTGGAGAAAATAATCTGGTTAAACTAATAAGATTTGGAGCAGAAACACTGGCATCTATTCCTTCAATTGTATATGGGCTATTTGGGCTGGCATTTTTTGTTGTCTATCTTGGACTCGGGTGGTGTGTACTATCTGGTGGTTTAATACTGGCAATTATGGCGCTCCCTACAATATTACAGGTATCTGAAGTTTCACTGGAAGCTGTACCTGCATCATACAGGGAAGGAAGTCTTGCAATAGGTGCTACCAAGTGGCAAACAATTTATAATGTTGTTCTGCCTGCAGCAGTTCCGGGGATTACTACTGGTGTGATACTTGGACTTGCAAGGGCTATTTCAGAGGCAGCTGCAATTATGTTTGCAGTAGGTGCGGCACTATCTGTTCCTATTTCCATTTTTGATCCAGCAAGGCCTCTTCCACTGCACCTTTATATTTTAGCAACTGAGGGTATATCCCTTGACAATGCATATGGAACTGCAGCTGTACTGGTGCTTATAGTTCTCATAATAACCGTTGTTACAAATACATTAGTTGAAAGATACTCTAAAAAGATGATGGGGAGATAG
- the pstC gene encoding phosphate ABC transporter permease subunit PstC: protein MKKYEEFLVEKGLFIMAILSIVVIVLIIGFIFQQGFPAMDQIGILKFIFGMNWSPSDDQYGVFAMIIGSLGITALSLLFAVPLSLCCAIFLAELAPRTVRRILKPVIETLAGIPSVVYGFFGLIVLVPIMRVYFGGTGFSMLAASLILTVMVLPTIISISEDALKSVPVEYKEASLALGATHWQTIRNVIFPAAIPGIITAIILGMGRAIGETLAVIMVAGNVAQIPNSIFDPVRALTSNIALEMGYATGLHYSALFATGIVLFIMIIILLIIANYFHYKKKVVIGGGYL, encoded by the coding sequence ATGAAGAAGTATGAAGAATTTCTAGTGGAAAAAGGGCTTTTCATAATGGCCATTTTGTCCATTGTAGTGATAGTTCTGATCATAGGATTCATATTCCAGCAAGGTTTCCCAGCAATGGACCAGATTGGAATCTTGAAGTTTATATTTGGAATGAATTGGTCGCCTTCTGATGACCAGTACGGTGTTTTTGCAATGATCATTGGATCATTGGGTATAACTGCCCTTTCACTGCTATTTGCAGTGCCATTATCCTTGTGTTGTGCAATCTTTCTGGCAGAACTTGCACCTCGTACAGTGAGAAGGATTTTAAAGCCAGTTATTGAAACTCTTGCAGGTATACCTTCTGTTGTATACGGATTCTTTGGGCTTATAGTACTTGTCCCAATTATGAGGGTATATTTTGGGGGGACTGGTTTTAGCATGCTTGCAGCATCTTTAATTCTTACAGTAATGGTTCTTCCGACTATAATAAGTATATCTGAAGACGCACTAAAATCTGTTCCTGTAGAATATAAAGAAGCATCTCTTGCACTTGGTGCAACTCACTGGCAAACAATAAGAAATGTTATTTTCCCAGCGGCTATTCCTGGAATTATAACCGCAATAATATTGGGAATGGGTAGGGCAATTGGTGAAACACTCGCAGTAATTATGGTTGCAGGAAACGTCGCACAGATTCCAAACTCAATATTTGACCCGGTAAGGGCGTTAACATCAAACATAGCCCTTGAAATGGGTTATGCAACAGGATTACATTACAGCGCACTGTTTGCAACAGGAATAGTTCTGTTTATCATGATAATCATCCTTCTCATAATAGCTAACTACTTCCACTACAAGAAGAAGGTTGTAATTGGGGGAGGGTACTTATAA
- a CDS encoding phosphate ABC transporter substrate-binding protein produces MNRKYKYGIVIAIIIIIAYLTIIPSSQYERIQIAGSTSVQPVAEALADAYMEKHPNVRINVQGGGSSLGISSVSQGITEIGTSSRDLTPQEKEGLIEYEIGKEGIVIAVNNNNNVTTLSTEQVRGIFNGAITNWNQVGGSDTQIHVVTREEGSGTRSSFENLIMNGTKIKSDAVVQSSTESVKQVVKQDPGAIGFVSLAHMSSDVTALKINGIGPSTQTVANGSYRLQTAFLFVVKGEPQGTVKDFIDFTLSPEGQAIVKSQNIVPVNM; encoded by the coding sequence ATGAATCGGAAATACAAGTATGGAATAGTAATTGCCATCATTATAATTATCGCTTATCTAACAATTATCCCATCAAGTCAATATGAAAGAATACAAATTGCAGGTTCTACATCGGTACAACCTGTAGCTGAGGCATTAGCTGATGCTTACATGGAAAAGCATCCTAACGTTAGAATAAACGTGCAGGGTGGAGGATCCAGTTTAGGTATAAGCAGTGTTTCACAAGGTATAACTGAAATAGGTACAAGTTCAAGAGATTTAACGCCACAGGAAAAAGAAGGGCTTATAGAATATGAAATAGGAAAAGAAGGTATTGTCATCGCTGTTAATAACAACAACAATGTAACTACATTAAGTACCGAACAGGTTAGAGGTATCTTCAACGGTGCTATTACAAACTGGAATCAGGTTGGAGGATCCGACACACAGATCCATGTTGTAACCAGGGAAGAAGGATCAGGTACACGGTCATCTTTTGAGAATTTAATAATGAACGGTACAAAAATCAAGTCTGATGCAGTGGTCCAGAGTTCAACTGAATCTGTTAAACAGGTAGTTAAGCAGGATCCAGGTGCAATTGGATTTGTTTCATTAGCGCATATGAGCAGTGATGTTACAGCTTTAAAAATTAATGGAATTGGCCCTTCAACACAAACCGTGGCAAATGGATCTTATAGACTACAAACAGCATTCCTTTTTGTGGTTAAAGGGGAACCACAGGGAACAGTTAAAGACTTCATCGACTTTACATTAAGTCCTGAAGGACAGGCTATAGTAAAGAGCCAGAATATTGTTCCTGTTAATATGTAA
- a CDS encoding phosphate ABC transporter substrate-binding protein yields the protein MNSKYLIGIIVAIVVIIGAYFALAGSSNQQTIQIAGSTSVQPVAEKLAQAYMEKHPDVKINVQGGGTSVGITSAQQGTADIGTASSKPKDSDAQGLVQTQIAKDGIVVIVNNANKVSELTINQTKDLFSGNITDWSKVGGSSGTVSVITREDGSGTRDGFQNIVMGGKNGTKIVNNAIVQSSTEAVLQAVKGNPDAVGYISLASLNGDVKAVTINGVAPSEQTVSDDTYKIVRPFIFLTKGEPTGIVKDFIDFTMSAEGQKIVKEAGAVPMTSS from the coding sequence ATGAATTCAAAATATTTGATTGGAATAATAGTAGCCATAGTAGTAATAATTGGTGCTTACTTTGCACTTGCAGGAAGCTCAAATCAACAAACAATACAGATTGCTGGTTCAACTTCCGTACAACCAGTGGCAGAGAAGTTAGCTCAAGCTTACATGGAAAAGCATCCTGATGTTAAAATAAATGTACAGGGTGGAGGTACATCTGTAGGTATCACAAGCGCTCAGCAAGGGACAGCGGATATTGGTACAGCATCTTCCAAACCTAAAGATAGTGATGCACAAGGGTTAGTACAAACTCAAATTGCAAAAGATGGAATTGTAGTTATAGTAAACAACGCTAATAAGGTTAGTGAACTTACAATTAACCAGACAAAAGATTTATTCAGCGGAAATATCACCGACTGGAGTAAAGTAGGCGGCTCATCAGGTACCGTCAGTGTTATAACCAGAGAAGATGGTTCAGGTACCAGAGATGGATTCCAGAACATAGTAATGGGCGGTAAAAACGGAACTAAAATTGTAAACAATGCAATTGTTCAGAGTTCAACAGAAGCTGTTTTACAGGCAGTTAAAGGAAACCCTGACGCTGTTGGATACATATCTTTAGCAAGCCTTAACGGTGATGTTAAAGCAGTTACAATCAATGGAGTAGCTCCTTCAGAACAAACAGTCAGCGACGATACTTACAAAATAGTAAGGCCTTTCATTTTCTTAACTAAAGGTGAACCTACTGGCATCGTTAAAGACTTTATAGACTTTACAATGAGTGCTGAAGGTCAAAAAATAGTTAAAGAAGCTGGAGCAGTTCCAATGACTTCTAGCTAA